One window of the Rhipicephalus sanguineus isolate Rsan-2018 chromosome 4, BIME_Rsan_1.4, whole genome shotgun sequence genome contains the following:
- the LOC125758191 gene encoding homeobox protein cut-like has product MLSIKGREPFIRMQLWQNDPHNVEKLHVIKNERREASPFPAAKKPRVLFSNEQKEALRLVFSMDPCKSTANIEFLANELGLSVRTITDWFHNHSMQLKQNVVSPGPDDNQSRSEPPTLLGSSPGSHEGSASFHSALFRGLLVQRLAEMHGSGGDKSGPSAFGAGAGSQGNDEDTLDLSMPPSQASSGRRTWARGRGTPAEDLDDSNLSQEEAAAAGSDHDSLKEESISTPSPAPPRNSGVDTLGKHNSYSSRRRKPAAPKWVDPGLSPDSDDAGDDEASANVDDDCGAAGGDAESATINGVCVRQTATAGDFGLRLRETVRVDPVAAADDARKSADRDELEEDDDDEEEEETAL; this is encoded by the exons ATGCTCAGCATTAAGGGCAGGGAGCCTTTCATCCGCATGCAGCTCTGGCAAAACGACCCGCACAACGTCGAGAAGCTGCATGTTATCAAGAATGAGCGCAGAGAAG CTTCCCCCTTCCCAGCAGCCAAGAAGCCGCGCGTGCTGTTTTCAAACGAGCAGAAGGAAGCACTGCGGCTTGTCTTCTCCATGGACCCGTGCAAGAGCACGGCTAACATCGAGTTCCTCGCAAACGAGCTGGGACTCTCTGTACGCACCATCACCGACTGGTTTCACAACCACAGCATGCAGCTCAAACAGAACGTCGTCTCTCCTGGTCCCGACGATAACCAGTCGCGAAGCGAGCCGCCGACGCTCCTCGGCTCGTCACCCGGCTCGCACGAGGGCTCCGCCTCTTTCCACTCCGCTCTGTTCCGAGGCCTCCTCGTTCAGCGGCTCGCCGAAATGCACGGAAGTGGTGGGGACAAGAGCGGGCCCAGCGCTTTCGGCGCGGGCGCCGGCAGC CAGGGCAACGACGAAGACACGCTGGACCTGAGCATGCCGCCTAGCCAGGCGTCTTCCGGTCGCAGGACGTGGGCACGCGGCCGCGGAACACCCGCCGAAGACCTAGACGACTCAAACTTGTCCCAGGAAGAAGCTGCGGCCGCGGGAAGTGACCACGACTCGCTGAAGGAAGAGAGCATCTCGACGCCTTCGCCAGCGCCGCCACGGAACTCTGGCGTCGACACTCTGGGTAAGCACAACAGCTACAGCAGTCGACGACGGAAACCGGCGGCGCCCAAGTGGGTGGACCCCGGCCTGTCGCCGGACTCGGACGACGCCGGGGACGACGAGGCGAGCGCCAACGTGGACGACGACTGCGGTGCGGCAGGAGGTGATGCGGAAAGCGCCACCATCAACGGCGTCTGCGTCCGCCAGACGGCCACCGCTGGTGATTTCGGGCTGAGGCTTCGCGAGACGGTGCGGGTGGACCCCGTAGCGGCCGCCGACGATGCCCGCAAGAGCGCCGATAGGGACGAGTTGGAAGAGGAcgatgacgacgaagaagaggaggagacgGCGCTCTAG